A region from the Gossypium hirsutum isolate 1008001.06 chromosome A08, Gossypium_hirsutum_v2.1, whole genome shotgun sequence genome encodes:
- the LOC121204608 gene encoding O-methyltransferase 1, chloroplastic: MGFSLRCASVLVPFPFNNKRNRGLLRAQLSDENDPLLRLAINSASLRLQETQRREPLFMDPYAGCLVPPHTRLNFENSSKHYCIATKFIDDKLLRTVNHMDGLKQVVLFSDGMDTRPYRLNWPSSTIIFDISPERVYQNAIEKLQDVGAKIPRSCLFLHIPLESSNIQEALHMKGFNGNRPSILAIQGLPLMTLVSFKEILLTVSGMAMDGCLFLGELPAWLAETKIGTKSSTEKWMDNLFMSNGFKVNMVSYHKVAKSLGKALKLGDHKYILFVAEQLRFSDDQMETWKIESQRVEEDRKGEDFE; encoded by the exons ATGGGATTTTCATTGAGATGTGCAAGTGTGCTAGTGCCATTCCCTTTTAACAACAAGAGAAATAGAGGGTTACTAAGAGCTCAACTCAGTGATGAAAATGACCCATTGCTCCGATTAGCCATCAATTCAGCTTCTCTTCGTCTTCAAGAGACTCAGAGACGAG AGCCTCTTTTTATGGATCCATATGCTGGATGCCTTGTTCCACCTCACACTCGGTTGAATTTTGAGAACTCATCCAAACATTATTGCATTGCAACCAAGTTCATAGATGACAAGCTGCTTCGCACAGTAAACCACATGGATGGGCTTAAACAG GTTGTGCTTTTTTCAGATGGAATGGATACTCGACCATATAGACTTAACTGGCCAAGCTCAACCATCATATTCGATATATCTCCTGAAAGAGTCTACCAAAATGCAATTGAAAAGCTTCAAG ATGTTGGAGCTAAGATACCAAGAAGTTGTTTGTTTCTTCATATTCCATTGGAATCTTCTAATATTCAAGAAGCATTGCATATGAAAGGCTTTAATGGAAACCGTCCAAGCATATTGGCTATCCAG GGACTACCTTTGATGACTTTGGTGAGTTTCAAAGAGATTTTACTGACAGTAAGTGGTATGGCAATGGATGGATGTCTATTCTTGGGAGAGTTACCTGCATGGTTAGCCGAAACTAAAATTGGTACTAAG TCTAGTACAGAGAAGTGGATGGACAATCTTTTTATGAGCAATGGTTTCAAGGTAAACATGGTTAGCTACCATAAAGTAGCTAAAAGTTTAGGTAAGGCATTGAAGCTAGGAGATCACAAGTACATTTTGTTTGTTGCGGAACAATTGCGATTTTCTGACGATCAG ATGGAAACTTGGAAGATAGAATCTCAGAGGGTGGAGGAAGATAGAAAGGGGGAAGATTTTGAATAG